The Macellibacteroides fermentans genome contains the following window.
ACTTGGCTTCAAAATGATCGCCCTTCACCGTTTTTATGTCCGTTGGAGAATCAATGAAGCGAATGGCTCCCGCCTTACCTGTAACTTCCAAAATACTTGGACGGTTTACGGCCTCTTTAACCTGAATCTGCTCTTCTGCCTGCACAAACGACTTGGCTGCCCAAGGCATGTTCTTATTCAGCAGGAACTGTATCTTTACAAAGTATTCTACACTTTCCTTCAGATTATCGAAACGGTATGGCAACGATACCGTGGTTTTGGTACGGGGTGCAACCTCGCCAAGACTTACATTACCTTGTTGAACCTCTTTTCCGTTTTCGTAAAGCGACCATTTTACATCGTAATCCGATAGATCCTTGAAATAATATTTATTGAAAATCTCGAATTCGCCCTTCCGAATATCTTTCGCTGTAATTCCGATGTGCTGATATACTTTCTTTACTTCATAGTATTGTGGCTTCGGCTCCAGATCGCCAAAAACAATTCCATTCATCACAAACTGACCATCGTTGGGGGTATCACCAAAGTCGCCTCCATAAGCAAGGTATCTCTTTCCGGTTTCCTTATCGTAATTGTACATGGATTGATCCACCCAGTCCCAGATAGCTCCACCGCAGAAGAAGTTGGTCGACTCGATTGCTTCCCAGTAATCAACCAGGTTTCCACAGGCATTTCCCATGGAATGGGCATATTCCGAAACGTGAAACGGATATTTGATATTGTATGTTCCTTTTACCGCTCCGCGCATCCATCCGATTGAAGGATACTGATTGGAGCCCATGTCCACGATATCGTTATTACGCTCGTACTGAACCGGACGGGAAAGGTCAACCTTTTTCAAAGCATCGTAAGCGGCTACAAAGTTGTTACCCGGTCCGGCTTCGTTACCCAACGACCAGATTACGATGGAAGGATTGTTGATGTTACTGTGTACCATCTCCATAACACGGGCCACATGGGCATTTTTCCATTCTACCGGATGAGAAAGGGAGGCAGCTCCATAATAATATTGATGCGATTCAATGTTTGCCTCGTCTTCCAGATATATTCCGTACTTGTTACAAAGGAAATACCAATAAGGATCATCCGGATAGTGGGCGTTACGCACGTGGTTGATATTGGCGCGCTTCATCAACATAATTTCGTCTTCCATCATCTTGCGGGTAATGGCATGACCAACACCCGGATTGGTTTCGTGACGGTTAACCCCTTTTAATTTTACGGTTTTACCGTTTACGTAATAATATCGTCCGGCCAAGCCGAATTCATCTTCAGACGCCGGTGTGTCTTTTATCTCAACTTCACGGAAGCCAACAATGGTTGAAACAGTTTCGACGGTTTTATTCTTTGCGTCTTTCAGTTCGGCAACCAACGTATAGCGGTAAGGGAATTCGGCCGACCACTTATTAGGGTTCTGCACCTGCATCACTACTTTTTGGGCATCGGCCTGCTGAGAGGCTTCCACTACAGGGATGCTGGCAGTTGCGGTAGCTTCGGATACCAACGTATTATCGTCCGAATACAGTTTGTTTGCATACAGCGAGTAGACCAGCTTATATCCTTTTGCCTTTTTATTCCCCAAGTTCCGGATATCTGCACTGATAGCAAGAGATCCGTTGGTATAGGTATTGTCCAAATCCGGAATCACATTAAGGTCGCGCACTTGTAGTTTGGGTGTCGAATAAAGTGCAACCGTGCGGAAGATTCCCGGCAAGCGGAACATATCCTGAGCTTCAAGGAATGAGCCGTCCGAACTGCGGTATACTTCTGCAGCAATTATATTTTTTCCCTTACGGAGGTATTTGGTGATATTGAAGTTGGCTGTATTGCGTGAGTTTTTGGAAAAGCCTACATATTGACCGTTAATCCACAGATAGAAGAAAGAATCAACGCCGTCGAAACTGATAAACACTTCCCGGCCATCCCAGTTTTGAGGAATTTCAAAATCACGAAGGAAAGAACCTACCTCGTTACGGTGTTTGAAGGTGGTCCAGTTTGCAGGCGGTGTACGCATCACTCCACCACGCCAATCGTCCACTTTCACGCTGTGCTGGAATATTACCGGCTGATTTACATAAATAGGCACCCCGTATTTGAGCGTTCCGTCTTTTTGTATTCCAACGATGTTCCAGCTGCAAGGCACCTGAATATTATCCCACGTAGTGGCGTTGTAGTCCGTCCGGTAAAAATCCTTCGGGCGAGAATCCGGATCGGGCGCCCAGTTAAATTTCCAGTTTCCGTTAAGTGATTGCCAGTAGCTGCTGTTTTCGGGTAATACCTTACGGGCACTTTCCCGGTCCTGAAATGAAAAGAAGTAGGCTCGCGGCTGCTCCTTGTTCAAAGATAAATTCTCGGGAGATTGCCATTCGTCGCCTGCAGGAGCAGACTGCGTTCCGTAATTAAACCCCGCCAATGGTGGATGTACCGCGAAGCTTTGCAGGGCAAAGCTGCACAGCAAAAGACCAAATGTGATTTTACGCATGATTTTTTGTGTTTTGTTGTTTATAAAATTTAGTTTTTCCACTAATTTGTTTCTTTCCGGCGTATCTAAACGTATTCAGCTATCATTGCAGCATGTTATAACGTTTAAATTATTTGTCGACAAAGATAATAAAAATACAAAAATTCCTACCCCGAATCTAAAGAATGTTAGCAAGATAGCTAAGCAGAGTCTGCATGAGTCATATTGCTTTTCTTTCAATCTGTTTCACTTGCTTTTGAAATAAATGTTTACATTTGCCAGTCAAACACGTACGAACGGATGAGCGTAGAAATTAAAGAAGTTAAAAGCAAGAAGGAGCTTAAGCAGTTTGTTAAGTTCAACATAGAGTTATATAAGGATTGTCCTTACCATGTGCCCGGAATAATTGAAGAGGAGATGGTTACTTTAAGCCGGGATAAAAATCCGGCTTTTGAGCTTTGTGAAACAATCTATTTTCTGGCGTTACGCGACAACAGGATTGTGGGCCGTATTGCGGGTATTATAAACCGGAAAAGCAACGAGATCTGGAAACAAAACCATGCCCGGTTTGGCTTTGTAGATTTCATCGATGACAAGGAGGTGGTTGATGCCCTTTTTGCAGCTGTGGAGAACTGGGCCAAAAGCAAAGGGATGAATGCCGTGCACGGACCGATGGGATTTACCGATCTGGATCAGGAAGGTATGCTTGTTGAAGGATTTGATCAGTTGGCTACCATGGCTACAATTTACAACTATCCTTATTATCCGGTGCATCTTGAACGGCTGGGATATGTGAAAGATCAGGACTGGCACGAGTTCAAAATCTATATTCCGGAAAAGACTCCGGAGAAACACGAACGTATTGCCGAAATTGTAAAGGCGAAACATGGTTTAAAGGTGATGAAATTTACCAGAACCAAAGACATTATGCCTTACGTTCAACAAATATTCGATACGCTTAACAAGGCGTATACGCCCCTGTATGGCTTTGTTCCGCTTACGCAAAAGCAGATCGATTATTATGTAAAAATGTATATCCCCATGCTCCGTCTGGACTTGGTTACTTTGATAATTCGTGAAGCCGATGATGCGGTGATCGGTTTTGGCATTACCCTGCCCAGCCTGTCCGAAGCCATGAAAAAGGCAAAAGGAAGTCTGTTTCCTTTCGGGTTTATCCACCTGCTTAAAGCATTGAAGACAAAACCTAAAGTTGTGGATCTTTACCTGATCGGGGTGTTGCCCGAATATCAGAACAAAGGTGTAAATGCGTTGATATTTAACGACCTGATTCCAATTTACAGAAGTCTGGGGGTAGAGTACGGAGAAAGTAATCCGGAACTGGAGACCAACAGCGCTGTTCAGGCTCAATGGGATTATTTCAAACGTGAGCATCACAAAACAAGACGTGCATTTATAAAAGAGTTAAAATAAGAGAGAGACAGACTATGAATGAACTGAATTCAACAATACAACAGCTTACTGCGTATAACGAAGACGATATCCGCACGCTGGACTGGATGGAGCATATCCGCCGCCGGCCCGGGATGTATATTGGCAAACTGGGAGATGGTAGTTATGCAGACGATGGTATTTATGTATTATTGAAGGAGGTGCTGGATAACTCTATCGATGAGTATATGATGGGATACGGTAAATCTATCGAGGTTACCGTAGAAGAGGGAGCCGTTTCTGTAAGGGATTACGGCCGGGGTGTTCCTCTGGGAAAGGTTATAGATGTTTCAAGCAAGATGAACACCGGTGCCAAATACGACAGTAAGGCATTTAAAAAGTCGGTAGGGTTGAATGGAGTGGGTATCAAAGCCGTTAACGCTCTGAGCAGCTACTTCCTGATAACAAGTCACCGGGACGGAGAATGCAAACGGGTGGAATATAGCAAGGCCGTGGTTACAGAAGAGTCGGACATTATGCCGACCAGCGAAGCCAACGGTACACTGGTTTATTTTGTTCCCGACAAAGAAATTTTCAGGGAATACGAATACAAAAGCGAATTCATCGAATCTTTGCTGAAGAACTATGTTTTTCTGAATTCCGGACTATCCATTATATACAACGGGAAAAAGTTTCATTCCAAAAATGGTTTAGTGGATCTGCTCAATGAGAATATGACCACCGATCCTCTTTATCCGATTATCCATCTGCAAGGAGAAGATATCGAAGTGGTGATCACCCATAGCAATCAGTACGGCGAAGAATATTATTCGTTTGTAAACGGTCAGCATACTACCCAGGGTGGTACTCACCTATCTTCTTTCAGGGAGGCGGTAAGCCGTGTGATCAAGGAATTTTACTCCAAGAATTTCGATTACTCGGATATTCGTTCGGGAATTGTGGCGGCTATCAGTATCAAGGTGGAAGAACCGGTTTTTGAAAGTCAGACGAAAACAAAGCTGGGTTCAAGGGATATCGGACCGGGTGGACCAACCGTTGCCAAATTTATCGGTGACTTCCTGAAAAAGGAACTTGACAATTACCTGCACAAAGATGCCGAAACGGCAGATGCATTGCTTCGGAAGATTCTGGAAAGCGAAAAAGAGCGCAAAGCCATTGCCGGTGTAACTAAACTGGCCAGGGAAAGAGCAAAAAAAGCTAATCTGCACAACAAGAAACTAAGGGATTGCCGTATCCACCTGAACGATCCGAAAGGTGACTTAACAGAGGAAACCTGCATATTCATAACTGAGGGTGATTCTGCCAGTGGCTCCATCACCAAAAGCCGGGATCCGAATCTGCAGGCCGTATTCAGCTTAAGAGGAAAACCGCTTAATAGTTTTGGCCTCACTAAAAAGATCGTTTACGAAAATGAGGAATTCAATCTTTTGCAAGCTGCGTTGAATATAGAAGACGGACTGGAAGGTTTACGCTACAATAAAGTGATTATTGCAACCGATGCCGATGTGGACGGGATGCATATCCGTTTATTGCTGATCACATTCTTCCTGCAGTTCTTTCCGGATCTGATTAAACGGAACCATGTGTACATCCTGCAAACACCTCTTTTCAGGGTTCGCAACAAACAGAAGACCTTCTATTGTTATAGTGAAGAGGAACGGTTGGCAGCGATGGCTGCTGTTGGAAAAAATCCGGAAATTACCCGATTCAAAGGATTGGGTGAAATATCTCCGGATGAATTTAAAAACTTTATCGGAAAAGACATACGTCTGGATCCGGTAACAATGAAAAAAGAAGACCTGGTGAAAGATATGCTGGAGTTCTATATGGGAAAGAACACAATGGAACGGCAAAACTTTATTATTGACAACCTGGTTGTAGAAGAAGATATAGTATGAAACGTATAGCGCTTTTCCCCGGAACGTTCGATCCATTTACCATCGGACATCAGTCGCTGGTTACCCGTGGGCTTAACCTGGTAGACGAAATTGTGATTTCCATCGGTATAAACGATAAGAAGCTTACCTACTTCTCGCTGGAAAAGCGTATTGCCGCCATTCAGGCTTTATACAAAAACGAGCCCAGGGTAAGCGTAAGACAATATAATTCGCTTACAGTGGATTTTGCCCGCGAAATGGGAGCCGAATTTATTATGCGCGGTATCCGTACCGTAAATGACTTTGAATACGAAAAAAGCATTGCCGACGTAAACAGGAAGCTGGCCGGTATTGAAACTTTCATATTATTTACCGAACCGGAACATACACATATCAGCTCCAGTATCGTTCGCGAATTGCTGCGGTACGGAAAGGATATTTCACTATTTGTTCCTAAAGAAACCGAATTATTTTAATGATACCGGCTGTTTCGTACAGCCGGGAATCTTGTTTAGCAATGTTGACATAAATATAAAACAATGAAACAACACCTATTGTCCCTTTTTCTGATAGCCTTTTGCTTTACTTCTGTAACAGCTCAGAACAGCAACCAGGATGCCCGTAAACTTTCCCTGGCTCTATATGCCATATCTAATTTATACGTTGATACCGTAGACGAAGGCAAGTTGGCCGAAGATGCCATACGTGGTATGCTTGAAAAACTGGATCCGCATTCCACCTATATGGACAAAGAAGAGACCAAGGAGATGACTGAGCCGTTGCAGGGCAATTTTGAAGGAATAGGAATTCAGTTCAATATGCTTACTGATTCACTATATGTGATTCAGGTAATCCCCGGTGGTCCGTCCGAGAAAGTGGGACTAATGGCCGGAGATCGTATTATTTCGGTTAACGATACCTTGATAGCCGGCGTTAAGATGAAAACACCCGACATTATGAAACGGCTTAGAGGCCCCAAAGGAACCTTGGTAAGGGTAAAGGTTTTGAGACAAAACAATCCGGAATTGATTGAATTTAAAATCATTCGCGGCAAGATTCCGGTATATAGTCTGGATGCTGCCTATATGGCCGACAAACAGACAGGTTACATTAAGTTAAACCGTTTTGCAGCTTCCACAGCCGACGAGTTCAGGGAAGCCGTTCAGAAACTACAGAAAAAAGGCATGAAGCAGCTGATTCTGGACCTGCAGTCTAACGGTGGAGGATATTTAAATATTGCGATTGATCTGGCAGATGAGTTTCTGGCAGACGATAAACTGATTGTTTATACCGAAGGATCGAAACAAAGACGGGAAGATGCCAAATCCAGCAAAAAAGGATTGTTTGAGAACGGACGGCTTGTAATATTGGTGGACGAGGCTTCTGCTTCTGCCAGCGAGATTGTATCCGGAGCCGTACAGGATTGGGACAGAGGTGTAATCATCGGCAGACGTACATTTGGCAAGGGATTGGTTCAAAAACCCATTCCCCTACCCGATGGATCGATGATCCGCCTTACTGTTTCGCGCTACTATACGCCTACAGGTCGTTGTATACAGAAACCATACGAAAATGGGGATAAAGCTCTGTATAACCGGGAACTGATTGAAAGATATAACCGCGGAGAACTTACGAATGCAGACAGTATCCATTTCCCCGATTCTATGAAATACAGTACACTGATCACAAAGAGAGATGTGTATGGCGGTGGCGGTATCATGCCCGATGTTTTTGTTCCGGTAGACACAACCCGCTACACCGATTATCATAGAAACCTGGTAGCTGCTGGATTGGTAAACAGGGTGGCCATGAACTTTATCGACCACAACAGAACGGAATTAGGTAAAAAATTCGACTCGATTGCCGCCTACAAAGAAAAGTTCGAAGTTCCCCAAACGTTGATTGATGAGCTGATCTCGCTTGCCAATGGCGAAAAAATACCTTACAAGGAAGACGAATTCAATCGTTCCAAAGCATTGATTACGTTGCAGGTCAAAGCCTTGATTGCCCGCGATCTTTTTGACATGAATGAATATTTCCAGGTTATTAATGACGACAACGAAATATACAATCAGGCATTGAAGCTGATAAACGACAAAGCAGCCTATGAAAAGGAACTGGGAATTAAAAAGTAAGCTGTATTTGTTACTATTCGGCCTTATCTCTCCGCTTTTTCGGATAAAGAGGTTATATTTGCGTATGCATTAATTCAGAGTGAGTACAGGTATGTTGAAACAACAGTTACAACAAAAGTTACAACAGAAGCTTTCGCCTCAGCAGATTCAGCTAATCAGGCTTCTTGAACTTCCGGCCATCGAGCTTGAAGAGCGCATTAAGCATGAACTTGAAGAAAATCCGGCCCTGGAGGAAGGTAGAGAGATACAGGATGACTTTGAAAAGTCTGATGATACAGATTTCTCCGATGAAGGGAGTGTGTCCGAATCGGAAACGGATCTGGCCTTAGGCGATTACCTGAGTGAGGAGGATATCCCTGATTACAAACTTCAGGAGATCAGAGGAAAAGCAGAACAAAAGGAGGATATTCCATTTTCGGTAAGTCAGTCGCTGAACGAGTTCCTTTTACAGCAGATTGGATTGCGTGAATTACCGGAGACAGAAATGAAGATTGCCGAATATATTATTGGCAATATAGATGATGACGGGTACTTGCGCCGGGATCTGGAAGCGATTGCCGACGATTTGATTTTTCAGGCGGGTCAAGAGGTGACCATCGATCAGGTGAAAGGGGTTCTTCTGGTGATTCAGGACTTAGAACCTGTAGGCGTAGCAGCCCGGAACCTGCAGGAGTGTTTGCTGATTCAACTGGAGAAAGGAAATAATAACAGCGATTGCCAGTTGGCAATAAGGGTGTTGAAAGAATATTTCGATGAATTCACCCGTAAGCACTACGATAAAATAGTAAGAGGATTGCAGGTTGACGAGGAATCTTTAAAAAAAGCAATTCACGAAATCACATCCCTTAATCCGAAACCCGGAGCAGCGTGGGGCGACAGTATGGACACCGTACTTAGTCAGGTTATCCCCGATTTTTTAGTAGAGGCTTCCAACGGAGAACTTACGCTTTCGATGAACAACCGTGGAATTCCGGAAATGCGAATCAATAAAGATTATGCCGCCATGTTTCAGGATTATACGGGTAACAAGGCAAACCAGACATCCGATATGCGCGATGCGGTTCAGTTTGTAAAACAAAAGCTTGATTCGGCCCAATGGTTCATCGATGCTGTACGCCAGCGTCAGGAAACATTGACCAGAACTATGGAAACCATCATCATGCTGCAGACCGAATTCTTTCTGACGGGGGATGAGGCAACGCTCCGTCCTATGATTCTTAAGGACGTTGCAGAAAAGTGCGGCTACGATATTTCAACAATTTCAAGAGTGAGCAACAGTAAATATGTGCAAACCAATTTTGGGATCTATCCTCTTAAGTATTTTTTTTCCGAATCTACGCAAACGGATACCGGAGAAGAGATTTCGACCCGGGAAGTAAAAAAAATACTAAAGGAATGCATAGAGGGAGAAGACAAGCGGAAACCGCTTACAGATGAGGAACTCACAAAGATACTAACGGAAAAAGGGTATCTGATTGCCCGGCGCACCGTAGCTAAATACAGAGAACAACTGGGGTTGCCTGTGGCCAGACTCAGAAAAGAAATTTAATTAAGATACAATGAAACTATTTGCTAACATAACATCCATCCTTTTCCATCCGCTGTTAATGGTTACGTATGGAATGATATTGGCCTTGTCTTTTACCTATCTGGCCATCTATCCATTATCCATGAAGCTCGTTATTGCAGGGGGTGCGTTTATTAGCACGGCTGTAATGCCCGGTTTCTTTATTCTTCTTTTTGTTAAAAGCGGAGCAGCAGGGGATTTGGAACTGACGGACCGGAAGGAGCGCTTTGTGCCCTATTTCATTTTTATAGTATCCATAGGAGCCTGTTTTTATCTTATGCTAAAACTGATGATGCCCGTATGGATTCTTGTATTGCTGGGAGCAACAGCGATTAGTTTACTTATCGGCATGGCGATCAATATTTTCTGGAAAATAAGTGCCCACCTTATGGGGATTGGCGGACTCATCGGTGCCATAATGGGAATATGCCGCCTGCATCAGCAAAATCCTTATTGGGCCTTTATCCTGCTTTTCATTATTGCCGGGTTGGTTGGCACTTCCAGAATTTTTCTTGGCAGACATACACCAATGCAGGTTTATGCTGGTTTTATACTGGGATTTTTCTGTACCTTTACAGCATCGATTTTGAGTTATATCTATTTATTCATCTAATAAAATACTAGAATTATGATTTTCCCTGCAGAACTAAAGTACACAAAGGATCATGAATGGATCCGCGTTGAAGGCAACGTGGCTTATGTGGGTATTACTGATTACGCACAAAGTGAATTAGGCGACATTGTATATGTTGACGTTCAGACAGAAGGTGAAACCGTCGAAATTGAAGAGGTGTTTGGCTCCATTGAGGCGGTTAAAACAGTTTCTGATCTGTTTATGCCTGTTTCCGGCGAAGTGCTTGAAGTAAACGGTGCATTGGAAGAAAAGCCTGAGCTTATCAATGAAGATGCATACGGAGAAGGATGGATTATTAAGATTTCTGTTGCAGATGCGGCTCAATTGGACAGCTTGCTTTCCGCAGCTGATTATGAACAATTAATTGCTAAATAAAAAATGACTCCGATAGTTAGTATAATAATGGGTAGCACATCCGACCTTCCGGTAATGGAAAAGGCTGCCAAATTCCTGGACGAGATGCAGGTTCCTTTCGAAATGCATGCTTTGTCGGCGCACCGTACGCCAGCAGAAGTTGAAGCTTTTGCCAAAAATGCCAAAGGACGCGGCATTAAGGTTATAATAGCTGCTGCAGGCATGGCTGCCCATCTGTGTGGCGTGATCGCCTCCATGACCACCCTTCCGGTGATTGGAGTACCTATCAATGCCTCACTCGACGGCATGGATGCATTGCTGGCCATCGTACAGATGCCTCCGGGTATTCCTGTTGCAACCGTTGGAATCAACGGATCACTAAATGCGGGTATTCTGGCTGTCCAGATGCTTGCTGTGGGAGATGACAAACTGCAGGAAAAATTGGATCAATATAAGGAGGATCTGAAGAAAAAAATCATTCAGGCGAATGAAGATCTCGCCAAGGTTTCTTACACCTATAAAACAAATTAACAGATCAGGGGCGAACCAAAAGGTTTGCCCCTTGTTAATTAACAAAGAGAAGACTCCTTGTTATTCACTAATGCATAATACAGATGGATTATTTCAATTATAGTCGCCGGCAATCGTCGGTTGTTCAGATAGGAAACAAACAACTGGGTGGCAACAACCCCATCCTTATTCAGTCAATGGCCAATGTATCCACCCTGGATACCAATGCATGTGTCGAACAAGCCATACGCATCATCGATGCCGGAGCAGATTATGTCCGGTTCACGGCTCAGGGAATCAGGGAGGCCGAGAACCTGGGTGTGATAAGACAGGAACTCACCCGCAGAGGATATACAAATCCGCTTGTTGCCGATATTCACTTTAACCCCAAAGCTGCAGATGCCGCTGCTCAGGTAGTGGAGAAGGTACGTATCAATCCGGGTAATTATGTGGATAGTAAGATATTTAATATCAGAGAATACTCCGATGAGGAATACAATGCCGGAATCGCAAAAATCCGGGAACGCTTCATTCCTTTCCTTCATTTGTGCAAGGAACACAACACCGCTATCAGACTCGGTATAAATCATGGCTCTTTATCGGACCGTATTATGAGCCGTTACGGCGATACACCTGAAGGCATGGTAGCTTCCTGCATGGAATTTTTGAGAATCTGCCGGGAAGAAAATTTTCATAATGTGGCAATCTCAATCAAAGCATCCAACACGGTGGTTATGGTTCAGACTGTACGTCTGTTGGTTAAGACCATGGATGCCGAGGGAATGGCTTATCCTTTGCATTTAGGTGTTACGGAAGCAGGCGACGGCGAAGACGGACGAATCAAATCGGCTGTAGGCATAGGCACATTGCTTCACGATGGAATTGGCGACACTATACGGGTTTCACTCAGCGAAGAGCCCGAGGCAGAAGTTCCGGTAGCTCGTAAATTAGCAGAATATGTACAAAAAAGAGCTGGAGCTCCAAGTGTGGAGGGAACTGTCGCCCCGGGATTCGACAAGATAAAACCGGCACGCAGAAAAAGTAGGATCGTAGAAGGTATTGGGGGTGAGGGCATTCCCGTTGTTGTGTCGGACAGGAGCAACGGATTAAGCTTTGAATTCAATCCAGAAGCTAAGCCCGACTATGTTTACGTGGGAGCAGTAGACCCAGATAGTCTTCCATATAATATTAAGTTTATTGTTGATGCCCATAGATG
Protein-coding sequences here:
- the gcvH gene encoding glycine cleavage system protein GcvH, translated to MIFPAELKYTKDHEWIRVEGNVAYVGITDYAQSELGDIVYVDVQTEGETVEIEEVFGSIEAVKTVSDLFMPVSGEVLEVNGALEEKPELINEDAYGEGWIIKISVADAAQLDSLLSAADYEQLIAK
- the purE gene encoding 5-(carboxyamino)imidazole ribonucleotide mutase; the protein is MTPIVSIIMGSTSDLPVMEKAAKFLDEMQVPFEMHALSAHRTPAEVEAFAKNAKGRGIKVIIAAAGMAAHLCGVIASMTTLPVIGVPINASLDGMDALLAIVQMPPGIPVATVGINGSLNAGILAVQMLAVGDDKLQEKLDQYKEDLKKKIIQANEDLAKVSYTYKTN
- a CDS encoding 4-hydroxy-3-methylbut-2-en-1-yl diphosphate synthase; the protein is MDYFNYSRRQSSVVQIGNKQLGGNNPILIQSMANVSTLDTNACVEQAIRIIDAGADYVRFTAQGIREAENLGVIRQELTRRGYTNPLVADIHFNPKAADAAAQVVEKVRINPGNYVDSKIFNIREYSDEEYNAGIAKIRERFIPFLHLCKEHNTAIRLGINHGSLSDRIMSRYGDTPEGMVASCMEFLRICREENFHNVAISIKASNTVVMVQTVRLLVKTMDAEGMAYPLHLGVTEAGDGEDGRIKSAVGIGTLLHDGIGDTIRVSLSEEPEAEVPVARKLAEYVQKRAGAPSVEGTVAPGFDKIKPARRKSRIVEGIGGEGIPVVVSDRSNGLSFEFNPEAKPDYVYVGAVDPDSLPYNIKFIVDAHRWKEKENVFPYFVASNAAEMHNYNASIKFIRLTYADLNEEMLAILKNDPSAVVILSSHHANGLGAQRAFMHKLMASGCDVPVILHREYKETDVETLQIKSSADLGALILDGFCDGIMLINQDGNVLVTDNCMFGILQATRVRISKTEFISCPGCGRTLYNLQTTIAKVKKATSHLKGLKIGIMGCIVNGPGEMADADYGYVGAGVGRISLYKGKVCVQKNIPENEAVERLVELIKENGDWKN